The Fictibacillus arsenicus genome contains a region encoding:
- a CDS encoding helix-turn-helix domain-containing protein — translation MEEDRLGRRIRAFRKLKGYTQEQLAKDIGISVSVLGEVERGSRKPKVDLLHKIANQFSINVEELQ, via the coding sequence ATGGAAGAAGATCGACTGGGAAGACGCATCCGTGCGTTCAGAAAGTTAAAAGGTTATACGCAAGAGCAGCTTGCTAAAGATATCGGTATATCAGTATCGGTTCTTGGCGAGGTGGAAAGGGGCAGCCGAAAGCCCAAAGTAGATTTGCTCCATAAAATAGCGAATCAATTCAGCATTAACGTTGAAGAGTTACAGTAA
- the dusB gene encoding tRNA dihydrouridine synthase DusB produces the protein MLKNPVVLAPMAGVCNPAFRLIAKEFGAGLVCAEMVSDKGILYENEKSLKMLYVDEREKPLSLQIFGGERESLVAAAKYVDKHTNADIIDINMGCPVPKITKCDAGAKWLLDPDKIYEMVAATVDAVQKPVTVKMRVGWDEDHIYAVKNAQAVERAGGAAVAVHGRTRVQMYEGTANWDIIKEVKQNVSIPVIGNGDISTPQEAKERLEKYGVDGVMIGRAALGNPWMLYRTVQYLETGEILPEPDAREKMNICMLHMDRLIELKGEDVAVREMRKHAAWYLKGLPKTGSVRNEINQMTTRDGMSKVLFGYVDQLEEKQQKIS, from the coding sequence ATGTTGAAAAACCCTGTTGTCCTTGCCCCTATGGCAGGTGTGTGCAACCCTGCATTCCGTTTGATCGCAAAAGAGTTCGGAGCAGGACTTGTATGTGCAGAGATGGTAAGTGACAAAGGAATTCTTTATGAAAATGAAAAATCGCTGAAGATGCTATATGTAGATGAACGCGAAAAACCGCTAAGCCTTCAAATTTTTGGGGGAGAACGCGAATCATTGGTAGCTGCAGCTAAATATGTTGATAAACATACCAATGCAGATATTATAGATATAAATATGGGATGCCCGGTTCCAAAAATCACAAAATGTGATGCAGGAGCAAAGTGGCTGCTTGATCCAGATAAGATCTATGAGATGGTGGCAGCAACAGTTGATGCTGTTCAAAAGCCGGTAACAGTAAAAATGCGTGTCGGATGGGATGAAGATCACATTTATGCTGTTAAAAACGCACAGGCAGTTGAACGTGCTGGCGGCGCAGCAGTTGCAGTGCACGGCCGTACACGTGTTCAAATGTATGAAGGAACTGCAAACTGGGACATCATCAAAGAAGTAAAACAAAATGTTTCGATTCCTGTAATCGGAAATGGTGATATCTCAACTCCTCAAGAAGCGAAAGAGCGTCTTGAAAAATATGGCGTTGACGGTGTAATGATCGGGAGAGCAGCTCTCGGAAATCCATGGATGCTGTATCGTACCGTTCAATACCTAGAAACAGGAGAGATTCTTCCTGAACCGGATGCTCGTGAAAAAATGAATATCTGCATGCTTCACATGGATCGTTTGATCGAGCTTAAAGGCGAAGATGTTGCAGTTCGAGAAATGAGAAAACATGCAGCTTGGTATCTTAAAGGATTACCGAAGACAGGATCTGTCCGAAATGAAATTAACCAGATGACAACACGTGACGGCATGAGCAAGGTATTGTTCGGTTACGTAGATCAGCTGGAAGAAAAACAGCAAAAAATCAGCTAA
- a CDS encoding GreA/GreB family elongation factor gives MNMLKLTQEGTRKLENELQYLKKRKKEFRNSPEKDFIMSRMEEIERVLSSSITWPVVREAADFVEAGSTITIEETVYKERYTYTIVHPYEADPRDNMISVHSPIAKAAIGKTVNTLICVQVPAGENLTYNIIDIQNC, from the coding sequence ATGAATATGCTAAAACTCACACAAGAAGGCACCAGGAAGCTTGAAAATGAACTGCAGTACCTGAAAAAACGCAAAAAGGAATTCCGGAATTCGCCGGAAAAAGATTTCATAATGAGCCGGATGGAAGAGATAGAGAGAGTATTATCATCTTCTATTACATGGCCAGTTGTAAGAGAAGCGGCAGATTTTGTAGAAGCCGGTTCAACCATTACAATAGAGGAAACCGTCTATAAAGAGAGATACACATATACAATTGTTCATCCTTATGAAGCGGATCCCCGTGATAATATGATTTCTGTTCATTCTCCGATTGCAAAAGCCGCCATTGGTAAAACGGTAAATACATTAATTTGTGTTCAAGTACCGGCGGGTGAAAATTTAACTTATAACATAATAGATATCCAAAACTGCTAA
- the lysS gene encoding lysine--tRNA ligase has translation MSQEVELNDLLRVRREKLASLTEKGLDPFGTKFSRTHTAADLVTEYGEVEKEELDSQEIEVTLAGRIMTKRGKGKAGFAHIQDLTGKIQIYVRQDAVGEDQYDLFNTIDIGDWVGVTGLVFKTKVGELSIKAKDFQLLTKSLRPLPDKFHGLKDVEQRYRQRYVDLIMNPEVKDTFISRSKIIRSMRRYLDDHGYLEVETPTMHSIPGGASARPFITHHNALDMELYMRIAIELHLKRLIVGGLEKVYEIGRVFRNEGVSTRHNPEFTMIELYEAYADYLDIMELTENLIAHIAEDVLGSTTVKYGDYEVDLKPRWKRVHMVDAIKEAAGVDFWPEMSDEEARELAKKHNVPVKDNMSYGHVVNEFFEHFVEEKLIQPTFVYGHPVAISPLAKKNPEDPRFTDRFELFIVGREHANAFSELNDPIDQRERFEEQLKERAEGNDEAHMMDEDFVEALEYGMPPTGGLGIGIDRLVMLLTNSPSIRDVLLFPQMRHSEK, from the coding sequence ATGAGTCAAGAAGTAGAATTAAATGATTTGCTGCGTGTGCGGCGCGAAAAGTTAGCTTCTTTAACAGAAAAAGGATTAGATCCGTTTGGTACAAAGTTTAGCCGTACCCATACAGCTGCTGATCTTGTAACTGAGTATGGAGAAGTTGAAAAAGAAGAACTGGACAGCCAGGAGATCGAAGTTACTCTTGCTGGACGTATCATGACTAAGCGCGGAAAAGGTAAAGCTGGTTTTGCTCATATTCAGGACTTAACAGGTAAAATTCAGATTTACGTAAGACAGGATGCAGTCGGCGAAGATCAATATGATTTGTTCAATACTATTGATATCGGTGACTGGGTAGGAGTTACGGGATTAGTATTTAAAACAAAAGTCGGGGAACTTTCTATTAAAGCAAAAGACTTTCAGCTTTTAACTAAATCCTTGCGTCCTCTTCCAGACAAGTTCCATGGATTAAAAGATGTTGAACAGCGCTACCGTCAGCGTTATGTCGATTTAATCATGAACCCAGAAGTAAAAGATACTTTTATATCTCGTTCAAAGATTATTCGTTCTATGCGCCGTTACTTAGATGATCATGGCTACTTGGAAGTTGAAACACCAACGATGCATTCTATTCCTGGAGGAGCATCTGCCCGCCCGTTTATTACACATCACAATGCGTTGGACATGGAGCTTTACATGCGTATCGCGATCGAACTTCACTTAAAGCGTCTGATCGTAGGCGGTCTTGAAAAGGTTTATGAAATCGGCCGTGTATTCCGTAATGAAGGTGTATCTACTCGCCACAACCCGGAATTCACGATGATTGAATTGTATGAAGCTTATGCTGATTACCTTGATATTATGGAACTTACTGAAAATCTCATCGCTCATATTGCGGAAGATGTGCTCGGATCAACCACAGTAAAGTATGGTGATTATGAAGTAGATCTTAAACCTCGCTGGAAGAGAGTTCATATGGTCGATGCTATTAAAGAAGCAGCAGGTGTGGATTTCTGGCCGGAAATGTCAGATGAAGAAGCGCGCGAACTAGCTAAAAAGCATAACGTGCCAGTAAAAGATAATATGTCTTATGGACATGTTGTAAATGAATTCTTTGAGCATTTTGTTGAAGAAAAGCTTATTCAGCCTACATTTGTATACGGACATCCGGTTGCGATTTCTCCTCTTGCTAAAAAGAATCCAGAGGACCCGCGTTTTACTGACCGTTTCGAACTATTTATCGTAGGCCGCGAACATGCGAATGCGTTCTCGGAGCTTAACGATCCGATCGATCAGCGCGAACGTTTTGAAGAACAATTAAAAGAACGTGCTGAAGGCAACGATGAAGCACACATGATGGATGAAGATTTTGTAGAGGCGCTTGAATATGGTATGCCTCCAACTGGCGGACTGGGAATCGGTATTGACCGCCTGGTTATGTTATTAACGAACTCACCATCTATCCGTGACGTATTGTTATTCCCGCAAATGCGCCATTCAGAGAAATAA
- a CDS encoding CtsR family transcriptional regulator — MRNISDVIENYLKQILSSTNDLAIEIKRTDIAERFQCVPSQINYVINTRFTVEKGFVVESKRGGGGYIRIMKVRTESSAHLIDHLTTLIGERISQGNAENVIKRLLEENIVREREARLMLSVMDRSILKLNLPDRDELRAELLKAMIKTLKYRTT, encoded by the coding sequence ATGAGGAATATTTCAGATGTGATTGAAAATTATTTGAAGCAAATTCTCTCAAGCACAAACGATTTGGCCATCGAGATTAAACGGACAGATATTGCTGAAAGGTTTCAATGCGTACCTTCTCAAATAAATTATGTAATCAACACGAGATTTACGGTTGAAAAAGGTTTTGTGGTGGAAAGTAAAAGAGGTGGAGGCGGTTATATCCGGATCATGAAAGTTCGAACCGAGAGCTCCGCACATCTTATCGATCACTTAACAACCTTGATTGGTGAAAGGATATCACAAGGCAACGCAGAAAATGTAATTAAGAGACTACTGGAGGAAAACATTGTCCGTGAACGTGAAGCGAGGCTGATGTTGAGCGTTATGGACCGTTCCATCTTAAAGCTGAATCTTCCAGATAGAGATGAATTGCGTGCAGAACTTTTAAAAGCTATGATAAAAACTTTAAAATATAGAACCACATAG